In Calonectris borealis chromosome 10, bCalBor7.hap1.2, whole genome shotgun sequence, a single genomic region encodes these proteins:
- the H1-8 gene encoding histone H1.8, whose protein sequence is MSRVVAAWLLGVFAALGAVSASGLGLGPKRCLSPLPAAKAAGTAQLPGLLSRGRRPAHPPTLHMVIEALRAQDERKGTSVIAIKRFILAKYPAVDPVRLKYLLKQALSKGLSRGDLVRPHNSSAVGATGRFKLAPEKLRHKQLPGQVDPDGGQAPKPGRKGTTRPPRAPVAGVRQRGAAEEKPTAAKKEKPTAAKKEKPTAAKQKLRAKPTDAQLPAAAKPRSDGAKTLQAANHPRAPGKGRSGPPVAPAAEDTGGGDGNSPVGAEAKGPREAPVGKSKGKAPKGAQQDTPKAKGGQGKARKPRAAPGASQGEARLRKAAPTPAGRKAP, encoded by the exons ATGAGCAGGGTTGTGGCTGCTTGGCTTCTGGGCGTCTTTGCAGCCCTCGGGGCCGTGAGTGCCTCGGGGCTGGGCCTGGGTCCCAAGAGGTGCCTCTCACCTCTCCCAGCAGCCAAAGCTgccggcacagcccagctccctggTCTGCTGTCCcggggccggcggcccgcccacccccccaccctgcatATGGTCATCGAGGCGCTGCGGGCGCAGGATGAGAGGAAGGGCACCTCCGTCATCGCCATCAAGCGGTTCATCCTGGCTAAGTACCCTGCCGTGGACCCTGTCCGCCTCAAGTACCTGCTGAAGCAGGCGCTGAGCAAGGGGCTGAGCCGAGGGGACCTGGTGCGGCCCCACAACTCCTCTGCTGTGGGGGCCACCGGCCGCTTCAAG TTAGCCCCCGAGAAGCTGCGGCATAAGCAGCTGCCAGGCCAGGTGGATCCCGACGGAGGACAGGCCCCGAAGCCAGGACGGAAAGGGACCACcaggcccccccgggcccccgtgGCGGGTGTGCGACAGCGAG GTGCTGCAGAGGAGAAGCCGACAGCAGCGAAGAAGGAGAAGCCGACAGCAGCGAAGAAGGAGAAGCCGACAGCAGCGAAGCAGAAGCTGAGGGCGAAGCCCACGGAT GCCCAGCTGCCAGCGGCAGCGAAGCCCAGGAGCGATGGAGCAAAGACCCTGCAGGCTGCCAACCACCCCCGGGCCCCCGGCAAAGGGCGATCAGGGCCCCCCGTGGCTCCAGCTGCTGAGGATACAGGAGGGGGCGATGGCAACAGCCCTGTGGGTGCTGAGGCAAAGGGGCCCCGAGAGGCCCCAGTGGGAAAGAGCAAGGGGAAGGCGCCCAAGGGGGCACAGCAAGACACCCCCAAGGCGAAGGGGGGTCAAGGCAAAGCAAGgaagccccgggcagccccgggggccagCCAGGGGGAGGCCAGGCTGCGGAaggcagcccccaccccagcaggcagGAAGGCCCCATAG